The Kribbella sp. NBC_00662 nucleotide sequence GCGATCTCCTCGGAGTAGTTCCGCTGGCTGCCGAAGTCGCGGCCCAGGAACGGCTCGCTGCTGTCCTGGCCGAACTTGATCGCGCCCAGCCGCTCGGTCATGCCGTACTGCGTGACCATGGCCCGGGCCAGCGCCGACGCCTTCTCGATGTCGTTGCTCGCGCCGGTGGTGGGGTCGTGGAAGACCATCTCCTCCGCTGCTCGGCCACCGAGCATGTAGGCCAGCTTGTCGAGCATCTCCGACCGGGTGGTCGAGTACTTGTCCTCGTCCGGCATCACCATCGTGTAGCCCAGCGCGCGGCCGCGCGGCAGGATCGTCACCTTCTGGACCGGGTCGGAGTGCGGCAGGGCCGCGGCGACCAGCGCGTGTCCACCTTCGTGGTACGCGGTGAGCACCTTCTCCTTGTCCGACATCAGGCGGGTCCGGCGCTGCGGGCCGGCGATCACGCGGTCGATGGCCTCGTCCAGCGCGCGGTTGTCGATGACCTGCGCGTTCGACCGGGCGGTCAGCAGGGCCGCCTCGTTCAGCACGTTGGCCAGGTCGGCGCCGGTCATACCCGGAGTACGGCGGGCGACCGCGGTCAGGTCGACGTCCGGCGCCATCGGCTTGCCACGGGAGTGGACCTTGAGGATCTGCGTGCGGCCTGGCAGGTCCGGCGCGTCGACGGCGATCTGCCGGTCGAACCGGCCCGGGCGCAGCAGCGCCGGGTCGAGCACGTCGGGCCGGTTGGTGGCCGCGATCAGGATCACACCGCCGCGGACGTCGAAGCCGTCCATCTCGACCAGCAACTGGTTCAGCGTCTGCTCGCGCTCGTCGTGACCGCCGCCGAGGCCCGCACCACGGTGCCGGCCGACGGCGTCGATCTCGTCGATGAACACGATCGCCGGGGCGTTCGTCTTGGCCTGCTCGAACAGGTCGCGGACGCGGGAGGCGCCGACACCGACGAACATCTCGACGAAGTCCGAACCGGAGATCGAGTAGAACGGCACGCCCGCCTCGCCGGCGACCGCGCGGGCCAGCAGCGTCTTACCCGTACCGGGCTGGCCGTAGAGCAGCACGCCCTTCGGGATCTTCGCGCCGACCGCCTGGAACTTGCCGGGCTCCTGCAGGAACTCCTTGATCTCACCGAGCTCCTCGACCGCCTCGTCACAGCCCGCGACGTCGGCGAACGTGGTCTTCGGGGTGTCCTTGGTGATCAGCTTGGCCTTCGACTTGGCGAAGCTCATCACCCGCGAGCCGCCGCCCTGCATCGAGTTCATCAAGAAGATGAAGACCACCGCGATCAGCAGGAACGGGATCAGCGTGGAGAACACCTGGCCGATGAAGCTCGGCTTCGGGTTCTCGACGTCGTACCGCTCGATCTTGCCGTCCTGGAACAGGGACTGCAGGTCGGTGCCGAGAGTCTCGGCCTGGCCGTCGACCCAGTGCGCCCGGAGCTTGGTGCCGTCGGTCTTCTCGACCCGGATCTCCTGGTCCGGATCGATCAGCGTCACCGACTTGATCGTCTTGTCGCTCGACGACTTGGCCTGCTGGATCAGCTGCACGACCTGGCCGGTGGCCTCGGTCTTGTACCCGGTCGAGCCGGTCAGGAGCTGCCCGATCACCAGTACGCCCAGGAAGGCGACGACGATCCAGAACAGGGGTCCGCGGAAGATGCGCTTCACGTCCATGATCGAGGCCTAGGCCCCGTCCCTCCTAGCTCGGCAGGCCCGGGTATGGCGGGCTTGTGACGGTGATACCAGTCCAAGTGTCTCGTGTCGCACAAGACAACACAGCACGAGGGTCACCAAAGGACAGTACGACCTGTTGTACAGGCCGTCACCAAGTCTGCCTTGTAGGAGCGGGTCAGGAGTAGACGTGCGGGGCCAGCGTGGCCACACAGCGCAGGTTCCGGTACTTCTCGGCGTAGTCCAGACCGTAGCCGACGACGAACTCGTCCGGCAGTTCCAGGCCGACGTACTTCACCGGGACCCGCATCTTCGCCGCGTCCGGCTTCACGAACGCCGTGCACAGCTCGAGCGAGGCGGGTTTGCGTGACTCCAGGTTGCTGACCAGCCAGCTCAGCGTGAGCCCGGTGTCGATGATGTCCTCGACGATCAGCACGTGCCGGTTGGTGATGTCGGTGTCCAGGTCCTTCTGGATCCGCACCACACCCGACGACTTGGTGCCCGAGCCGTACGACGAGATGGCCATCCAGTCCATCTCCACGTGCCGGCTGAACGACCTGGCCAGGTCGGCCATCACCATCACCGCGCCGCGCAGGACACCGACCAGCAACAGGTCCTTGCCCTCGTAATCGGCCTCGATCCGCGCTGCCAGCTCCCGCAGCTTCGCGAGGATCTGGTCCTCGGTGTAATGGATCTTGGTCAGGTCCTTCTCGATGTCCGCCGCATCCACAGCCGTCAGCCTGTCACATCCGGCCCGAGGATGATGAATCCGCCCTTGCGGATCGCGCGGACGCCCTGTGGCAGGTCGATCCACCGCTGACCGCGCCAGTCGGTCACCAGCGCGTCGACAGCGGCGACGTGTCCGGCGGTCAGGTCAGTGGCCCGGCAACCGGCTTCCAGCGCGGCCTGCCGCAGTACCCGCGTGCGGATCGCCGTCGGCTGGTCAGTCAGTACGCCGACTTCCGCGCGTACCTCGCCCTCGGCACGGCTCAGTGCGGACTCGGCCGCGTCCGCAGCGAGCAGGTCGAGCGCATCGGCGTCTGCCCGGAGCAGTCCCGCCGTACGGGCCAGCGCCTCGACCACACCAGGCCCTAGCGCCTCCTCCAGCACCGGCAGCACCTCATGTCGCACGCGAACCCGCGTGTACTGCGGATCGTCGTTGTGCGGGTCGTGCCACGGCCGAAGCCCCGATGCGATGCACGCCGCGGCCGTAGTAGCGCGCGGCACCTCTAGAAACGGCCTCCTGAGCAGGCCGACCGCCGGAGCCATCCCAGCCAGCGACCGAGCGCCTGACCCGCGCCCCAGCCCGAGCAGGACGGTCTCGGCTTGATCGTCACGAGTGTGAGCCAGCAGTACGACGTCCGCCGCCAGCTCGTCCGCCGCGTCCCGCAGAGCGTCGTACCGCGCAGCGCGGGCCGCGGCCTCCGGACCGCCGTCGCTGCCGACCTCCACCGCACGCACCTGGACCGGGTCGAGCCCGAGCGTCTTGCACTGTTCGGCAGCGGTCGCCGCAACGTGCGCGGAGTCCGGCTGCAGACCGTGGTCGACGATGATCGCTCCGGCGCGCAGACCGAGCTTGGGCGCCTCGAAGGCCGTCGCGGCCGCAAGAGCGAGGGAATCCGTGCCGCCGGAGCAGGCGACCAGCACAGTGGTCCCCTGCGGCAGCTCGGCGAGCGTCGCCCGCACTGCCTCCCGGGCGCGAGCGATGGCCGGATGGAGCTTTCCTCGTCTGCTCTCGACCAATTGCTCCACGGCCGAGTCAGCCGTGGAGTCGGGTGACCCAGGCATCGGGGTTCGCGATCTCGGTCTTGGTCGGCAGCGTGTTCGGTCCGGTCCAGACCCGGTTGAAACCCTCCATACCGACCTGGTCGACCACGCGGCGTACGAACGCGGCACCGTCCTTGTACTGCCGCAGCTTCGCGTCCAGCCCGAGCAGCCGCTTCAGCAGCTGGTCGACCGGGTTGCCGCTCTGCCGGCGGGACGTGAACTTGGACCGGATGTTCTCGACGGTCGGAATGACCGACGGACCGACCCCGTCCATCACGAAGTCCGCGTGGCCCTCCAGCAACGACATGACGGCGGTCAGCCGGTCGAGCACGGCACGCTGCTCCGGCGACTGCATCAGGTCCACCAGGCTCAGGTCGGCCTCACCACGCACCGACCGCCCCAGCCGCTGCACGGCCTCCCGGAACATCGCGGCGTACGCCGATGCGTCCAGCTCGGCCTGGTCGAGGAACAGGGCGATCTCCGACCGCAGGTGGTCCCGCAGCCACGGCACGGCGGTGAACTGCACCCGGTGGGTCTCCTCATGCAGACACACCCACAGCCGGAAGTCCCGCGGTACGACGTCGAGCTCGGTCTCCACGTGCATGACGTTGGGCGCCACGAGCAGCAACCGACCGGTCAGGTGCGGCCGGTCAGGGTCCGGCTGTGCCGGGTAGAACGGGTCGAACTGGCCGAGCACCCGCGACGACAGGAACGCCAGGAGCGCACCGGCCTCGATCCCGGTCACCCGCGAGCCGACCGCCGAGGACAGACCGGCCGTCCGGTCCGCCTTCTCGCGCAGCTTGTCCGCCAGCGGCTGCAGTACGGTCCGGAAGCCGTCCGCGTTGGCCTGCACCCAACCGGGCCGGTCCACGATCACCACCGGCGCCGTGGCCGACGTGGCCTGCAGCCCGGTGAACTCGCGCACGTGCCCCTCGGACTCGGCCGCGAACCGACGCAGGTCGGCGACCACCTGCTCCGCTTCCGCGCGGCTGACCGCCGGCCCGGGGCGCAGCAACTTCCGCGCCACACCGTTCGCCAGCTGCCAGTCGACCATCTCGGTCGTGGTCTCGCCTTCAGCCGTACTCATACAACGACCCTAGTGCTATGTCCCAACATGTGCTGCTGAATCAGCAGCCGCAGTTGGCCAATGCAGCGGTGGTCCGGTCGAGTGCTGCGCGGGCGTCCAGGGTCTTCGGGACCGGGACGCTGTCGCTGGCGACCGCGAACACCAGCAGCGTGCCGGAGCGGTCCCGGGCGTACCCAGCCAGGCTGTGGACACCGGTCAGCGTCCCCGTCTTCGCATGGACCAGTCCGGTCCCTGTGGCGGTGCCAGGGGTGGTGAACCGCTCCCTCAGGCTGCCGTTGAAGCCCGCGATCGGGAGACCGGTCAGGAGGTGCCGCAGCTCCGGGTGGTCCTTGGAGATCGCCACCCGGACCGCGCCGGCCAGCAGGTCGAGCGGGACCTTGTTCGCCCGGGTCAGACCGCTGCCGTCGTAGATGCGGGCCTTGCTGACGTCCAGACCGAGCTTGGTGAGCGTCGCACGCACACCCTTCACGCCACCGACGTACGAACCGCCGTTGCCGGTCGCGATGCCGACCTGCCGCAGCAGCACCTCGGCCCCGTCGTTGTCGCTGTGCTGGTTGATGTACTCGACGATCTGCCCGAGCGTCGGCGACTTCACCAGCGCCAGCGGCGCCCCCTTGGCCTGAGCCGTCGCCGCCTTGACGGTCGGCGCCACCGTGATCCCGTAAGTGCCCAGCAGCTTCGCGAACGATGTGGCCGCAGCCTGGGCCGGTAAGGTCGCCCGCTTCGCCATACCTGGCGACAGGCGCCCCTCGTTCACCCACAGTGCGGTCGTCGGCGCGGCGATCCCTTCCGGGATGTAGTTGGCTTCCCAGTTCGCGTTGGCCGCCGGACCGGTGAACAGCGAGGCGTCGTACCCGAGGGTGACCCGAGTGGTGCCCTGCGCCTTCAACGCCTTCGCAGTACTCGCCGCGAGCGTCTGGAGGGTGGCCCGCGCCGGGTAGTCAGGAGCCTGCCTCACCGCGAGCAGCGGGTCGCCGCCACCGACCAGAACGATCGAGCCCTTGCCCGCGCTCACGACCTTGGTGGCGAACGTGTGATCCGGCCCGAGCGTCGCCAGCGCCGACACCGTGGTCAGGAGCTTCAGCGTCGAGGCGGGGGTGTACGGCGTGGCCGTGCCGACCGAGAACACCGGCTTGCCGCGCGAGGCGTCGTACACGTAGACCCCGTGGTGCGTGCCGAGTGACGGGTCCTTGAGAACGGCGGCGAGCGCCTTGCCGACACCGGCCGCCGTCGGCGCGACGCCTTCGGTGGTCGCCGGCGCCAGAACGGGCGGCGCCTGCTGGGTGGTCTGCACTGATCCGGGTACGGCGCCTGCTGTGCTCACCAGGCCGGCGCCCATGCTGGCGCACAGGGCCGTGGTGAGCAGCGTGACGAATGCCGCACGGGCAGGTCGTGCCACCGGGCTGCTCCTGTCATTCGGTCGGTCGGAACCGTGACAGTATCTGCCGTATGGAGTTCGACGTCTTCATCGAGATCCCCAAGGGCACCCGCAACAAGTACGAGCTGGACCACAAGACCGGTCGGCTCCGACTGGACCGGACGCTGTTCACGGCCACCCAGTATCCGTCCGACTACGGGTTCATCGAAGACACCCTCGGTCAGGACGGCGACCCGCTGGACGCGCTCGTGCTGCTGACCGAGCCGACCTTCCCCGGTTGCCTGATCAAGGCCCGGGCGATCGGCATGTTCCGGATGACCGACGAGAAGGGCCCGGACGACAAGGTGCTCTGCGTCCCGGCCGGGGACCCGCGCCAGGAGCACCTGCGCGACATCCACCACGTGCCGGAGTTCGACCGGCTCGAGATCCAGCACTTCTTCGAGGTCTACAAGGACCTCGAGCCCGGCAAGTCCGTCGAGGGCGCCACCTGGGTCGGCCGCTCCGACGCCGAGGCCGAGATCACCGCCTCCTTCGAGCGCCTCAAGACCGAAGGGCACTAATCACCTGAGAGGCGGCGGAGCAGCGCGAGCAGGGTCTTGCGCTCCGCCGCCGTCAAGGGCTCCAGCAGGTCCGCCTCGGCGGCGTAGATGAGTTGGTCCATCGCGTCCAGCTGCTTCTCGCCGGCGGGAGTGATCGCCACGATCTTGCGGCGCCGGTCGGCCGGGTCGACCCGCCGGACCAGCAACTCCAGCTCCTCGAGCTCGTCGAGGAGCGTCACCAGATCACTGCGGTCGAAGCCGATGCGGTTGGCAAGGGTCGCCTGAGCGGCCTCGCCGTCGTCGGCGAGGCTCGCGAGCACGTGGTAGTGCTGCGTGCGGACGCCGGCCTCCGTCATGTGCTGGCGGACCAGCCGCTGGGCCTGCTGGTTCGACCGCCCCAGCGTCCACAGCACCCGGTCGGCCAGTCGATGCGTCGGCCCCTTCTTCACCCTCCAACTCTATTGGCACCGTCCACACATCGCGTTATCGTGGGAACCTCCTATTATTTATATCTCCCACGATATGGAGAGCCCACAATGCGCGCAGTGCGCTTCCACCGCCACGGCGGCCCCGAAGTCCTTCAGCTCGACGAGATCGACGTACCCGAGCCCGGCGCCGGCCAGGTCCTGATCCAGGCCGAGGCGATCGGCGCGAACGCGATCGACGCCGTACTCCGCCGCGGCGGCTCGCCCTGGGACCGCCCTCTCCCCGGCACCCTCACCGGCGATGTCGTCGGCCGGATCGTTGAGCTCGGCCCGGACACCCCGCCCGGCGTGGCCGTCGGCCAACGCGTCTCCGCGCTCACCGTCGACGCCTTCGCCGACTACGCCGTTGCCGACGCCACGTTCCTCGCCACGATTCCCGACGACGCCGACGCGGGCGAAGCCTCGATGATGTCGCTGACCGCCCCGCTCGCCCTCCGCGTCCTCGAAGCAGGTCACATCCCGGCCGGCGGCACGGTGCTGATCCAGTCCGCCGCCGGCACGATCGGCCACCTCGCCACCCAGCTCGCCCGCTTCTACGACCCCAGCAAGATCATCGGTACGGCGTCCTCCGCGAAGAAACTCGACTTCATCCGCGACCTCGGCGCCGAACCCGTCGACCTCGGCGACCCCGACTGGCCGGCCAAGGTCCGCGCCCTCGCCCCGGACGGCCTCGACACCGTCCTCGACGCGGTCGGCGGCAGCGTCTTCGACCAGGGCCTCGAGCTCGTGAAGCCGCTCGGCAGGATGGTCTCGTACGGCGCCATCACCACCGAGGTGCCAACCGTCCCGGCGCTCGGCCTCCAGCTCCGGATCCTCACCGGTGTCTCCCTGTACGGCTGGCAGCAGGCCCGCCCCGACGAGGCCCGGGCCGACATCGCCGAGGTCGTCCGCCGCTGGCAGTCCGGTGACCTCCGCCCGGTCGTCCACGCCACACATCCGCTCACCGACGTGGCCCGGATCCACGAAACCCTCGACGCCCGCGAAAACCTCGGCCGGCTGATCGCCGTCCCGTGAAACCATGGCAGGGTGGAGCTTCGGCAGATGCGGTACTTCGTCAGCGTTGCCGAGGAGCTCCATTTCGGTAAGGCGGCGGAGCGCCTCTACATCTCCACCCCGACCCTGAGCCAGCAGATCAAACAGCTGGAACGCGAGGTCGGTACGACGCTGCTGATCCGGCACAGCCGCGGCGTCGAGCTGACCCCGGCCGGCCGGGTGTTCCTGGCCCGCGCCCGCGAAACCATCCAGGCGGCCGGCCTGGCGCTGAAGGACACGCGCCGGGCCGCCGGCCTGGACGAGCCGGTCCTGCGGCTCGGCCTGCTGAACGGCATCCCCGGCCGGCTCCCCGCCGCCCTCGAGCAGCTCGCCACCGAACGCTTCCCGAACAGCACCGTCACCCTCGAAGCCGGCACCACCACCGACCAGCTCCGGATGCTCACCGCCGGCGAGATCGACCTCGGCCTGGTCCGCACGCCGTTGACGTTGCCCCCAGCAATCACTTCCGAACAGCTCGCCGCCGAGGAGCTCGGAGTACTGCTGACCGCGACCCACCCGCTCGCCGCGCGGCTCGAGCTGACTCTCGACGACCTGGCCGGCCTCGAGCTGATCTGGATCCCGCGGGTCGCGGCGCCGGAGTTCTACGACGATGCGCTCGGCCGGCTCGGCCCCGGCGTACGGATCAGTGAGATCAGCATGAGCCACTCGCAACTGCGCTCCGCGCTGCTCGTCCGCCGGTCCGCGATCAGCCTCGGCTCTCCCCGCGCCGCAACCGCGGACATCGTCTGGCGACCGATCGCCGGCCGCCCGCTGATCGCCCGGTACGCCGCCGTCTGGCGCACCGATTCGCGCAACCCAGTGCTCCAGGCAATGCTCGTTAGCCCCGGCCTAACGGTCGTTAGTCAAGAAGTCGTGGTCGACTGACTCGTCCGGTGGTTGGCTCGAAACGTCAACCACCGAAGGAGATTCAGTGCAGGAACACGTAGTGATCGTCGGCGGCAGCTCCGGCGTGGGCCGCGCGCTGGCCACCGAGCTCGTTGCCCAAGGCAGCGAGGTCACGATCGCCGGCCGGTCACCCGAGAAGCTCGACGCGGTACGCCGGGAACTCGGGGTCCACACCGTTGCCATGGACCTCGGCATCGAGCAGGACATCGAGCGGCTCCTCGCCACCACCGGCAAGGTGAACCACATCGTCACGACCGCCGCGGACGTCGGCGGCGCCTACCAGCCGATCAGCGAGTACGACGTGGACGCGGCCCGTTCCGCGGTCGACTCCAAGCTGCTCGGGCCGCTGCTGCTGGCCAAGCACGGCGCATCGGTACTCGAACCCGGCGGCTCGATCGTCTTCACCTCGGGCATCGCGGCGTACCGTCCCGGACCGCGCGCATCGTTGCTCGCGGCACTCAACGGCGCACTGGCGTCACTCGCCGCGGCGCTCGCGGTCGAGCTCGCACCGCTCCGGGTCAACGTGGTGTCGCCCGGCTGGGTCGACACCCCGATCTGGCAGGACGTCGCTGGCGACGCCGCGCCCGCGACCCTGGCCGCGATGGCGGACCGCCTCCCGGTCGGCCGTATCGGCCGGACCCAGGACATCGCGGCCGCCATCATCGCCCTGCTGCGCAATGGTTTCATCACCGGCACCGTTCTTCACGCCGACGGCGGACACCGGCTGGTCTAGGAGGTAACAGGTCAGGGACGGCCGAAGAAGTTCGGTGGGATCCAGTAGTACACGCTGTCGATCTGCACCGGCTTCCCGGTCCGCGGCGCGTGGATCATCTGCCCGTTGCCGAGGTACATGGCGACGTGGTGGATGGTCCCCGGGTCGCTCGGGTTGGTGGCCCAGAAGATCAGGTCGCCCGGCCGCAGCTCGTCCTCGTCGATGTGCTGGATCTGCTCGTACTGCGCGACGCTGTAGTGCGGGAGCTGGACACCGGCCCGCTCCCAGGCGCCCTGGGTCAGCCCGGAGCAGTCCCAGCGCGACGGTCCGGTCGCACCCCACAGGTACATGTCGCCGAGCTGCCTCAACGCGAAGTTGATCGCGTCCCGGGCACTACCACCCGAGCTGTGCCCGCCGCCGTTGCCGCCATTGCCGCCATTGCCGTCGTTGCCGTCGTTGCCCGGCTTCGGCTTGTGGTGCTTCGGCGGCTTCTTGCCGTGGTTCTGCTTCTGCTCTTCCTTCTCCTCGCGGGCCTGCTCAGCTGCTTCGCGGGCCCGCTCGGCGGCCTCCGCCCGGCGCTCCGCGGCCTCCCGGGCGGCGATCCGGCGCTTCAGCTCGGCGGCCTTCTTCGCGGCGAGGGCGGCGGCTCGCTGTCGCGCAAGCTCCTCGAGCCCCGCCTGCCGCTGGGCGGCTACCTTCACCGAGATGTTCTGCAGTACGGCGAGCTGCGCGATCGACTGGGTGCGCTGCACCCCGATCGCGGTCACGGCCGCGGACTGGGCGGCCTCCGCGTCCTCGGCAGCCTTCTTCGCGGCGGCCGCTTCGTCGGTCGCCTTCTTCACCTTCACGACCGCCTGGTCGGCCTGCACCTTGAACAGGTTGGTCATCACCTGCGTCGCGGAGAACCGCAGGTACGAACCCTGCATCGCGGCGGACACCGAGCGCGCCGCGCCTGCAGAGTCGAGCAGATCCTGCGGACCGTTCGCGGTGAACAGCGGCGCGATCTTCGCCACGTCGCCACCACCCTGGTACGACGCGGCGGCGAAGCGACCGATCTGCGCCCGCTGGGTGGCGAGCGTCTTCTCCGCCTCCGTTGCCCGGGCCGCGGCGGCAGCTGCCTCTGCCTTGGCCTGCTGCAGTCGGTAGACGGCGCCGTTGTACGCCTCGTCGGCGATGCCGGACTGGATGCCGAGCTGCTCGAGCCGCGCGTTCGCCGCGGCCAGCCGGCGCTCGATGGCTGCGACCTGACCAGCCTTGGAGGCGGCGGCCTGCTTGGCCCGTTCGACCGCGGCCTTGGACGGGATCACCGGCGGCTTCGGCTTGGCAGCCTCGGCCGCAAGGGGCTGGATGACCATCGTGCCGGCCAGACAGATCGCGAGCACCCCGGAGAGCAGTGCCCTACCGGTCTTCCCAGTGCTCCCGACCCGCCCGCCGGACGTGGCCCTGAGGGGCGTCCGCATCGGGATCGTTCCTTCCGCCGGTCACGAACCCCTTCCCCAGGGTTCGTGAACTTTTGGTCCTCCTGGACCACATACGTGACACTAGTTGCCTACAGCCCCAATGGGAACAGCTTTCACACAAGTAACTTTGTTTCACCCGTGTGTCGACTTGACAAACTACAAGCTTGTAATTCCGCGAAGGCCCAGGTCGGCGCGCAAAAACGCCCTCCGGCCGGAGCCGGAGGGCGTTCTGTGACGTGTCAGGTGTTCAGCGGAGGGCGAACGAGGCGACCACCGGGAGGTGGTCCGAAGCCGGCGTGACCGGCACGGCGGCCTTGACCGCGCGCAGGCCCGCGCTGTGCAGCTGGAAGTCGATCCGCTTGGTCGGGTTGCCCGCCTCGATCGTATAGCCGGGGCCGACGCCGACCTCGGTCCAGGTGTCGTCGTACACGGCGGTCAGGGTCTTGATCTCCGGCGCCTCCGGCGTCGCGTTCAGGTCGCCCACCAGCAGCGTCGGGGTCTTCGACTTGCCGAGCAGCTCGACGACCTTCTGCGCCTGCTCCAGCCGCTCGGCGTTGCTGTTGCTGGTCAGGTGCGTGTTCGCGAACCGTAGGTCGGCCCCACGGACCTTGATCTTCGCCACCGCGAGACCGCGCTGCTCGCCGGTCGGGTACAGCGGCAGCAGCGTGTTCTCGAAGTTCTTGATCGGGTACTTCGACAGGATCGCGGTGCCGTACTGGCGCCGCGGCTCGCCCGGGTTGACGGGCGGGAGGTCGAGGTTGGCGGCGTACGCGTAGTGCATCTTGAGCCGCTCGGCGAACCAGGCCGGCTGGTCCACCCAGTTGCTCCGCACGTCCCAGTGCCGGTCGACCTCCTGGAGGCCGATCACGTCGGCCCCGGACTGCTCGATCAGTACGGCGATCCGCTCGAGATCGAGGACACCGTCGATCCCCGCGCCGTGATGGATGTTGTACGTCATCACCGTCAACGGCCGCTCCGGCCGCCCGGCGTCGGGATTCGCCGCGGCGACGGTCGGCACCGCAACCAGGAACCCCACCAGGACCGTCAGCAATTTACGCATGCGCCCATCCTTCCGGAAAACCGGCGACACTCGCACAACGAATGAGTGTCGCCGGTCTGAACGGCGGTGGGCGCCTGAGGCTCTCAGTGCACCAGGCGGCCGACCGCGCCCTTCGCACCCGAGGCCCAGCAGCCGGCGTGTGAGCCGTGGCCGGCGCATTCGACGCTGTCGAAGCTGCCGTCGTAGAACTGCTTCCAGCTGCGTCCGCCGTCGAAGCTGACGTCGCTTCCGGACGGGCCGACCGCGACGACGGTCGACGGCGACCACGGCACGAAGTGCGACCCGCTGCGGTACCCCTTGGGCGCCTTGTCCGCGGGCACGAGCTTCCAGGTGCGGCCACCGTCGTACGTGATCGAGGCCGCCTTCACCGCCTCGTCCGGCTTCTCGAAGTCACCGCCGACCGCGACACCGAACAGCGGGTTCCGGAACGCGAGGCTGAAGATGCCGGCCGCCATACCACTGGCCATCGGCGAGTCCGAGACCCGCCAGTGCCGGCCGCCGTCGATCGTCCGGAACACCCGTGGCCGATCGCCGCCACCGGTCGCGAACCACGCGGTCCGGCCGGGCCCGGCGACCAGGCAGGTCCCGCTCGCCGCGAACGCGAACTCACCGGGCAGCGCGGCCGGCATCCCGGCGTTCGACTGCACCTTCCACGACTTGCCGCCGTCCGCGGTCGCCGCGATCCGGAACTTCCCGTCCACCGGGTCGCTCATCGCCAGCCCGTGCTTGTCGTCGTTGAACGCGAAGCAGTCGTAGAACGCGTTCGGGTCGGTGTTCCGGAACGTCTCGGTCCAGGACTTGCCGCCGTCGGCGGTGCGGTAGACCCGGGAGTCCTCGCCGGTCCCGATCGACAACGCGACAGCGCGCTTCGCGTCGAACGCCTCCACGTCGCGGAACTGCAGCGCCGACGCGCCGGCCGGACTGACGTTCTGCCAGTGCCTGCCGCCGTCGACGGTACGCAGTACCGTCCCCCCGGTCCCACCCACCCAGGCGACGTCCTTGCTGACCGCCGCAAGCCCGCGGAACTGCGCCGTACTTCCGGTCGGCGTCAGCTCCCAGCGGTACGACGGCCCGCCATGCGCCTGGGCGGGGATGACCTGGGACGACATCAACAACAGACCTCCTGCCGCGAGAGCGGCCACACGCAGGATTCTCATGCGCCGCAATCTAACCGCAGGTCATGTCAGCTTGAAGGACTGCGCGGTGCTTCCGTTGCAGGTGAGTTGGACGAGTTGGGTGCTGTCGGCCGTCGAGCCGCCCGGAACCGTCAGGCATTTGTTGCTGAAGCGGCTGACGAAATGGAAGTAGCCGCTGCCTTCGGAGACGGCCTGCCATTGCTGGTTGGTTCCGTTGCTGTAGGTCCACAGCTGCAGGCCGGCGTTGTCGGCGGCGGACACTCCGGTCACGTCGATCACCTTCGTGGCGTCATTGCGGTTGTTGACCCGCGTGAAGCCGCCCGACGTCGGCTGGAACTGGAACTGCTGTGCCTGCGTGCCGTTGCAGCTGTACTGCTGGATCACGGTGCCGTT carries:
- the hpt gene encoding hypoxanthine phosphoribosyltransferase, whose amino-acid sequence is MDAADIEKDLTKIHYTEDQILAKLRELAARIEADYEGKDLLLVGVLRGAVMVMADLARSFSRHVEMDWMAISSYGSGTKSSGVVRIQKDLDTDITNRHVLIVEDIIDTGLTLSWLVSNLESRKPASLELCTAFVKPDAAKMRVPVKYVGLELPDEFVVGYGLDYAEKYRNLRCVATLAPHVYS
- the tilS gene encoding tRNA lysidine(34) synthetase TilS — its product is MEQLVESRRGKLHPAIARAREAVRATLAELPQGTTVLVACSGGTDSLALAAATAFEAPKLGLRAGAIIVDHGLQPDSAHVAATAAEQCKTLGLDPVQVRAVEVGSDGGPEAAARAARYDALRDAADELAADVVLLAHTRDDQAETVLLGLGRGSGARSLAGMAPAVGLLRRPFLEVPRATTAAACIASGLRPWHDPHNDDPQYTRVRVRHEVLPVLEEALGPGVVEALARTAGLLRADADALDLLAADAAESALSRAEGEVRAEVGVLTDQPTAIRTRVLRQAALEAGCRATDLTAGHVAAVDALVTDWRGQRWIDLPQGVRAIRKGGFIILGPDVTG
- a CDS encoding zinc-dependent metalloprotease — translated: MSTAEGETTTEMVDWQLANGVARKLLRPGPAVSRAEAEQVVADLRRFAAESEGHVREFTGLQATSATAPVVIVDRPGWVQANADGFRTVLQPLADKLREKADRTAGLSSAVGSRVTGIEAGALLAFLSSRVLGQFDPFYPAQPDPDRPHLTGRLLLVAPNVMHVETELDVVPRDFRLWVCLHEETHRVQFTAVPWLRDHLRSEIALFLDQAELDASAYAAMFREAVQRLGRSVRGEADLSLVDLMQSPEQRAVLDRLTAVMSLLEGHADFVMDGVGPSVIPTVENIRSKFTSRRQSGNPVDQLLKRLLGLDAKLRQYKDGAAFVRRVVDQVGMEGFNRVWTGPNTLPTKTEIANPDAWVTRLHG
- the ftsH gene encoding ATP-dependent zinc metalloprotease FtsH encodes the protein MDVKRIFRGPLFWIVVAFLGVLVIGQLLTGSTGYKTEATGQVVQLIQQAKSSSDKTIKSVTLIDPDQEIRVEKTDGTKLRAHWVDGQAETLGTDLQSLFQDGKIERYDVENPKPSFIGQVFSTLIPFLLIAVVFIFLMNSMQGGGSRVMSFAKSKAKLITKDTPKTTFADVAGCDEAVEELGEIKEFLQEPGKFQAVGAKIPKGVLLYGQPGTGKTLLARAVAGEAGVPFYSISGSDFVEMFVGVGASRVRDLFEQAKTNAPAIVFIDEIDAVGRHRGAGLGGGHDEREQTLNQLLVEMDGFDVRGGVILIAATNRPDVLDPALLRPGRFDRQIAVDAPDLPGRTQILKVHSRGKPMAPDVDLTAVARRTPGMTGADLANVLNEAALLTARSNAQVIDNRALDEAIDRVIAGPQRRTRLMSDKEKVLTAYHEGGHALVAAALPHSDPVQKVTILPRGRALGYTMVMPDEDKYSTTRSEMLDKLAYMLGGRAAEEMVFHDPTTGASNDIEKASALARAMVTQYGMTERLGAIKFGQDSSEPFLGRDFGSQRNYSEEIAAAVDEEVGKLILNAHQEAFDILVENRAVLDHLVEELLEKETLDKHQIARIFEPVIMRERRPAWTGSSTRVPSDQPPVMPTNSNGRAEQNGSLHDVLPGGSVGPDEAIRPTDYGSGPTPPNKQ
- the dacB gene encoding D-alanyl-D-alanine carboxypeptidase/D-alanyl-D-alanine-endopeptidase, whose amino-acid sequence is MARPARAAFVTLLTTALCASMGAGLVSTAGAVPGSVQTTQQAPPVLAPATTEGVAPTAAGVGKALAAVLKDPSLGTHHGVYVYDASRGKPVFSVGTATPYTPASTLKLLTTVSALATLGPDHTFATKVVSAGKGSIVLVGGGDPLLAVRQAPDYPARATLQTLAASTAKALKAQGTTRVTLGYDASLFTGPAANANWEANYIPEGIAAPTTALWVNEGRLSPGMAKRATLPAQAAATSFAKLLGTYGITVAPTVKAATAQAKGAPLALVKSPTLGQIVEYINQHSDNDGAEVLLRQVGIATGNGGSYVGGVKGVRATLTKLGLDVSKARIYDGSGLTRANKVPLDLLAGAVRVAISKDHPELRHLLTGLPIAGFNGSLRERFTTPGTATGTGLVHAKTGTLTGVHSLAGYARDRSGTLLVFAVASDSVPVPKTLDARAALDRTTAALANCGC